One window of the Pseudarthrobacter sp. ATCC 49987 genome contains the following:
- a CDS encoding alpha/beta hydrolase family protein, with translation MASSPRLLPDPRRISTARGQAALAAAAPAAEVSVKGGAKWALGGIIGGSAAAGLLAAGSSALALYFARRVITPARVKEEDQEVLAVIRGGHGLEVILAATPEATVEGVYGLFFDGGRGHARIGRIVSYSPAERTVQREVEAVYSGDLSTARRGYWSGAAYPDPASIGLPAEDVDIDVDGGTAPAWLVRAPQESGIWAIMVHGRGASRQECLRAVRTSLELGMSSLLISYRNDGMAPSAQDGRYGLGSTEWLDVEAAIGFALEHGAREVVLLGWSMGGAICLQTADLSRYHPLIRAMVLDAPVINWVNVLAHHAELNRIPSAVGRYGQLMMSHKLGRRLTGLAAPVDLKAMDWVSRAVELRTPTLIIHSVDDEYVPYGPSAALAEKNPEMVTFETFGRARHTKEWNVDPERWERLVTAWLGQQLAPRPNPGQPNPEPV, from the coding sequence GCGGCTGCTCCCGCGGCCGAAGTTTCGGTCAAGGGCGGCGCCAAATGGGCGCTCGGCGGCATCATTGGCGGCAGTGCTGCGGCCGGCCTGCTGGCTGCCGGTTCCTCTGCCCTGGCCCTGTATTTCGCGCGCCGCGTGATTACTCCCGCCCGGGTCAAGGAGGAGGACCAGGAAGTCCTCGCCGTCATCCGGGGCGGGCACGGGCTGGAGGTCATCCTGGCCGCCACACCGGAGGCCACGGTCGAGGGCGTCTATGGATTGTTCTTCGACGGCGGCCGGGGACACGCCCGGATCGGCCGGATCGTGTCGTATTCGCCGGCGGAGCGCACCGTGCAGCGGGAGGTCGAGGCCGTCTACAGCGGCGACCTCAGCACGGCGCGCCGGGGCTACTGGAGCGGCGCCGCCTACCCGGACCCGGCCAGCATCGGCCTGCCCGCGGAAGACGTGGACATCGACGTCGACGGCGGGACCGCTCCAGCGTGGCTGGTCCGGGCCCCGCAGGAGTCGGGCATCTGGGCCATCATGGTGCACGGCAGGGGAGCGAGCCGGCAGGAATGCCTCCGGGCGGTCCGGACCTCCCTGGAACTGGGCATGTCCAGCCTGCTGATCTCCTACCGCAATGACGGCATGGCCCCCTCGGCACAGGACGGGCGTTACGGCCTGGGCTCCACCGAGTGGCTCGACGTCGAGGCGGCCATCGGCTTTGCCCTGGAACACGGCGCCCGCGAAGTGGTGCTTCTTGGCTGGTCCATGGGCGGGGCCATCTGCCTCCAGACCGCGGACTTGTCCCGCTACCACCCCCTGATCCGGGCCATGGTGCTGGACGCCCCGGTCATCAACTGGGTGAACGTGCTGGCACACCACGCCGAACTCAACCGGATCCCCTCCGCGGTGGGCCGGTACGGGCAGCTGATGATGAGCCACAAGCTGGGGCGCCGGCTGACCGGCCTCGCCGCGCCGGTGGACCTGAAAGCGATGGACTGGGTTTCCCGCGCGGTGGAGCTGCGGACGCCGACGCTGATCATCCACAGCGTGGACGACGAATATGTCCCCTACGGCCCGTCCGCTGCCCTGGCCGAGAAGAACCCGGAGATGGTCACCTTCGAGACCTTCGGCCGCGCCCGGCACACCAAGGAATGGAACGTGGATCCAGAGCGCTGGGAGCGGCTGGTCACGGCCTGGCTGGGGCAGCAGCTCGCGCCCCGCCCGAACCCGGGCCAGCCGAATCCGGAGCCCGTCTAG
- a CDS encoding SufE family protein: MNTPALPTALAEIVDDFQAVTEPERLQLLLEFSRELPELPDRLKDHPELMEQVVECQSPLFLTIETEQSDGGTADTVRLFFKAPPEAPTTRGFAGVLHEGLDGLSPAEILAVPDDMPELLGLTRAITPLRMRGMTAMLGRIKRKVAALPQQP; encoded by the coding sequence ATGAATACTCCTGCCCTCCCCACCGCACTGGCGGAAATTGTTGATGACTTCCAGGCCGTCACCGAGCCCGAACGGCTCCAGCTGCTGCTTGAGTTCTCCCGGGAGCTCCCGGAGCTCCCGGACCGGCTCAAGGACCACCCTGAACTGATGGAGCAGGTGGTGGAGTGCCAGTCACCGCTGTTCCTGACCATTGAAACGGAACAGTCCGACGGCGGCACGGCCGACACCGTCCGGCTCTTCTTCAAGGCACCCCCCGAAGCCCCCACCACCCGCGGCTTCGCGGGCGTGCTGCACGAGGGCCTCGACGGTCTGAGCCCGGCCGAAATCCTGGCCGTCCCGGACGACATGCCGGAGCTGCTGGGCCTCACCCGGGCCATCACCCCGCTCCGGATGCGCGGGATGACCGCCATGCTGGGCCGGATCAAACGCAAGGTTGCCGCCCTCCCCCAGCAGCCCTGA
- the ybaK gene encoding Cys-tRNA(Pro) deacylase → MARKQASQGTPATAALAAAGVPFVAHPYSHDPAAASYGLEAAEVLGIDPARVFKTLMVDVDGRLAVGVVPVSGNLDLKAMAAALGGKKAAMADPAVAQRRTGYVLGGISPLGQRQPSPTVVDDSALGLDTILVSGGRRGLDLELSPAELIRLTDARTARIGTGRN, encoded by the coding sequence ATGGCACGCAAGCAGGCGTCACAGGGAACCCCGGCCACCGCAGCACTGGCGGCCGCCGGGGTTCCCTTCGTCGCGCACCCCTACAGCCATGACCCGGCGGCCGCCAGCTACGGGCTGGAAGCTGCGGAGGTGCTCGGCATCGATCCGGCCCGGGTGTTCAAAACCCTGATGGTCGACGTCGACGGCCGGCTTGCCGTCGGCGTCGTGCCGGTGAGCGGCAACCTGGACCTCAAGGCGATGGCGGCGGCGCTGGGGGGCAAAAAGGCGGCGATGGCGGACCCGGCGGTGGCACAGCGCCGCACCGGCTATGTGCTTGGTGGCATCTCACCGCTCGGGCAGCGCCAGCCCTCCCCCACGGTTGTGGATGACAGCGCACTGGGCCTGGACACGATTCTGGTGTCGGGCGGGCGGCGCGGCCTGGACCTCGAGCTGAGCCCGGCCGAACTGATCCGGCTCACCGACGCCCGCACGGCACGGATCGGCACCGGCAGGAACTAG